TCACttatattaccatggtaatctcattacatGGTAATATATCATCACTATGAACCAAACGacccttaaaaaataaatttgaaaaaaattatttaacactgtatataatttttaacgtggcaagtaaagaaaaataaaaaaacaacttcaAAACATAACAACTAATGAGGGAGTATAATACatcataaataaatcaataattaataGTGATATTGGTGACATCCAGGGATACATCTATTAATGGGAAAATAAATGTTAATAACTTTGATTGTGTCTAGTGTTGGGGTCTGTTCATCAAGAGCGACAGTGAGGGCATTTAAGAAGGCTTTCTTTGATTTTGGTGTGAACTCTTCCGGCGTCATTTTGTTTTGCCATCTTTTTGTTCTTCCTctgataaaattataatttatccaatttcatatatatatatatatatatccaaaggTCTCATACGTCAGCCGCACAATCTCACTTATTTAAAATCctcatttaattaaaatcaaaataagaaatttcCATTAATTTGAGTTCAAAATTTTCTAACAGCAAAGTAGTGGTAACCAATATCTGACATGAGTTCGTACTTGCTACCCGAGTCCCGTGTTCCCAAATAAAGATGTAAGATTGGATATTCACTTTACGGCTCTATATATGGTCTATTTTTGTGGCTTGTCcactttatcaatatatatatataatgatgctatttttaccgaataaatttatcaaatatgtTTTCCGAATGACTGACGTAGATGCCCAACTTGTCATTcacatcctcatcctcattatttttttatataaactttaaatttgaaccttaaaaattcttaaatatttaaaattttaaaaaaaaatttagaaaactatatctaaaatcataaacccaaatactacaaaatctataccctaaaatctaaaaatttaaaccctaaataataaatattaaatcataaaccctaaatcctatgccctaaaccataaacaaaaaaacacagaCCCCCTGCGGGGGCTTATGATTtttagtttagggtttagagaggggttttcggtttatcatttacatgtttattttttacgattaaatgtttaaatttagaatttagataataaaaagaaattaaaattttatttaaataaaaaataaaaaaagaatgacgTTGATGTTGATATGGATACCAACTTAACATCCAACTCATTCGGGAAACCTATTCGGAAAATCTATtaggtaaaaatatcattactttcatatatatatatatatatatatatatatatatatatatatatacacccatGTGCATTGTTAAATAATTGTGAAAGTAGGTATGATCTAATGCAGCcaatatatttaaaacataaagtCAATTTAAACAATGAGATAGATAAGTCTTGTGCAAGAAACTTGTTTAAGAAGAAGCACTTAGACATTTTCATTGCCAATcatatcataatacaaaaagctTTTGAACAGGATTGATaaacttattaatttattatttgaagttttactccaaaataattattctaattACATTATTAAGCTTATGGTTTAACACTTTTTAATTATCGAATACTCAacttaaattatcaaaaatccaaaaaacatATATCATAATCATATCCCACTTATgtaattaaaattgttttaaatggttaaaaaaaaaatagcttagAATAAGGGTATATGTGTCTTtgtacattaataaaaaattagatagaagtgtttgttttgatttaggacaagtttttttattaaaaatttttccaatttaattttttaattaatatttcaatggtttttcttattttactcatttaaaaataaataaaaataaaaataaaaataaaaataaataaaccaaagcAGAGGTTATCTAGATGATGAAGAAATGAAAACTGATAAGACTGAATAATAAATTATTCCAACAGGGCCCACGACCGTGATGCGCACGCTTACCATGAAGAAACGTCACAAAAGACTTTTCAAGGGTATTTACGTCATTTCGTACCAACAAAAAGTATCTCGCTTACTTGCTTGCCAAGGCGACTTCTTGGCACATGCGgactcaaataattaattttcacaCCTGTTTTGCTAAAAAAGTCCTCAAAAAAGTCCTTATTTACAAGcacaaaaattttcatcaaaataacaaaactcatataattaattaattattattttttttacaagaaaaaTTCTACAATAAATTAAACTTTGAGAAACTTCTCAAAATGAAACAGATGCTTTCTAACTTGATAAACATGAAGAGTGTATAACAAAGCAGCTGAACTTACTAAAACAAATGACATTATCACCAGCTTACCAAACTCctgaaaataaataacaaagaacaaattaaataagaaaataaataaataaataaaataaaaaattttcaatcattttcCTTTGATTTGAAAGCATGCATGGTAGTGAGGAACAAACCTCTGGATTGGAGACAATGATTCCCATAATATAAGTCAATAAGTCCAACATTGACTGCAATGAGTTTTGGGCACCTCCCACAATGCAACGATCACTTTCAGGAACTTCATCCTTCAAACAAGAGAATGAGATTCATGTTTGAATTATCTGATAACATTCTAAGAAAAACTTATCAAAGATTAATTTTATGATGTATTGTAGGTAATTAATATACCTGCATTTGTTGAATAACAGATAAATCAAACATCCATAAACCGAGACGCGACGCCGCAACTCCTCCCATCAACATCCATGCTGAAACACCATTGTTTTTAATCCATATAGATGCAAGACATAGTAACAGAAAACTCCACTGGATTaccagaaaacaaaaacaaaaaaaaaattgagatctTTTTAGtaagtaattaattagtaaCTGCAATGTTAGTAACTTTTCTTTGTATAAATTACCTGAGTCCAAATAGACCATAATCCGGTTCGCAGAGTTGAAATATGAGAGTGAACAATTGGGTATATCATTGTTGCAGAAATCCCGACAATAGCACTAAAGCCGCGAGCTAAACCGATAATGTAAGCGGGTATGCCTTTCCATTGTAAGGTTGCTGTCATTAATGTTCCGAAGCTGAGAAAGAATGATTTGTGAATTGATTGTTATGCATTTATGTTCGAATAAAAATTCAGACGAAGTTTTTGCGTAGATTAAGTTTAGTACCTTAGGACAGTAAAATAAAGCAATGCTAGTGATACTCCTGGAAGCACTACTTGCTGCTTAGAGTATAAAATCCAAGCATCCAAGAATGGAATTTTTGAGAGCATTTCTGGTATTCTGTTCCACCAATGAAGATGAGCAAAAGAAGTGTTTTCGTTGAAATATGATTCATTCTCTAGCAAGTTACTAGTAATTggttttgcttttctttgttcATCGGTGTTGATTAGAGCCGGAATACCATTGTAAACTGATGTTAGAAGCCAATACTGTAACCACACTGATAATGTATTCCAGAGTGCCAAAGTTACTGCTGAAGCTTTCAATGATATGAAGCTAATTATGAAACCACTAAACACAGGGGCGAGTAATTTACAGATTAGATCGATCCGTCGAATTGTTGAGTTCATTTCTGTTAGCACTCCTGCAGGCTGTCCATTTGCAATCACAACCACCCTGTGAAAAATTCGTCAATGTTAACATCATTATCATTGCAATTCAAGTCTTTTATTTACTGAATTATGTTAACAGTCAAGAAATATCTGTCAGAATTTGGACTTCTTATCAACTAGAGAACTAAGAGAAATGCAGGGGAGAATCAGAATTACCAttctctttcaatcaatataGTACCGGCAAGAGTTGACAGAACTCCAATTGCACCTGAGAGATTTACTATAATGACAAACGATAAAAATGTCGAAAAAGAAGTGGACTTAAGATTGTAACATGTCAGTAATGCAGTCACTGTGACTCCGGCAACTATGAATGATAAATTTTGAGTCAGTAACCAGAGCTTTAGGACCTGCCACAAAAAGGAATAAAGAGAATGTAAATCATCAAAGTTCGTCATTCAAATGGGATGCATAACTCTTATATAAGGTTCTTAATAGCACAAACCTTTGCATAAGTTAATCTGTCCACCCACTTGCCGACAACTGAGCCAAATAGTGCAGTAGATGAAGATTCAACAACACCATAGATTGCAGTGAAGAGCAAAGAGTCTGGCCATAGATTTATCATGTATAAACCAACTGAAAATTCCCACATCCTgcaacaaagaaaattttttcaatGTGGACTAAAGAAAATTTTAACTCAATCAATGTCCACAGAAATTGGAACCAGAACATTAAATGGGTAGCATCTATCTAATctgataaatttattaaaactaatacCAGAGGAAACTGGAAACTGATAACAAAATGCCCATCTATTTTGTGCCCCCTTCTTTCAAAGCTTATACATCAAAAGCATGAACAAATAAGATAAGCAATTGCACTGAAGTAAAAAGTTTCTCTAATTATCATCTGATAGTCTAAAAACTCACTAAACAAATACAGACATATTGATGAACTCAAAGGTAAAACAGGAAACAATTGCAAACTCCCtctaaaagaaacaaatcacTGATAACACATGCAAGATctacaaataaatacaaaaactgCAGCTTTAATGGAAAACACCAACAGTCACATTGACAATAGATTGgagcaccaaaaaaaaaagtcagcTTTTTAAGAGTAAGAGATTGGAAAACttaaagacaaaacaaaacagaaGGAAAGTTGAGGGCTTTACCTTGCCCCCCACCTTGCTAGAAAGTGACCAACATACATACGTTTAATGAAGGCTAAAGTGAGAGATTGCTGAGAAGAACCATGAACCAGAGGCTGCCTCATGTTGACATCCTCCATGACCACAACTTCTCTTCTTTCAAAACCTCTTTGCCAAGGTTTAAACTAAATCCAGCAACAAGAATATACAACTCACTGAGATAGGACACCTTAGATACTCACTCCCTTAGTTGTTTATTGCCTCAAAAGGATAAGGACGACAGAAACAGAGACTGGATGACAAAAGGTTCAGGCTTTGCCATCAGAATGCCGCCatgaatgcatgcatgaattGGAGAACAAAAGATCTGTGAGGGAGTAGTTGTTCTCAGGACCCGCAGTATCAACTGCTACCTGAACTAGACTTTCTCTTctccattaaaataaaaatctctgaTGTGGAGCTTGTTTTCATTAAGCCCCTTGTAATTAACTCTATTTATTAAGTGTTCtggtattttctttaaaatcataaaaacaaatgtGTTAGATATGTATTCTAATTGattctatggttttttttattggttcttacacacacacacacatatatatatagaactaaTCTTACTACGAGCGTACGTCATAGATATGTAATCTCAAGCATGTTGATTGTTAACCCTTGGATCGAAATCAATGGTCACAATCATTCACATGTATggtttctatatttatatatagtgaGCTTGATGAAAAATGAGATTCACAATATTTTTGATATGAGTCGTAGATCGAGGATGCGTAATAGTTATTGAATTCAATCTCTCAGACTAGACTGTAATTGAAAGCAACAAAGCTTTATATTACACCTGGGGAACACTACACCACAGATGGGAGACAATACAATAGTTTAGCACTGCGATGTTCTTGTCATCAAGTCTTTCTTACTATCTCTCTTTACTCTCCATCTCTCTCAAACTTTTTGTTTATACCGATGTTCGAGACGTCTCGTGATGTTACAgcatatactatatatatatatagtcatcgCAACAATTGTAATTAGTAAgactattataataattataaggAGAAGGTCAAAAGTTTAAATTCCTCTCAATACATGGCATGGTTGAGGAgaagtaataaaagtatatACGTCAGTGTGAGATAGCATGTacattgtcatatatatatgtatatatatacatataattaccAAGCACAGATCTTTGACTCTTATAAGGAGGTCGAGAGTTTCAACTTCCTCACATGCATTGCATGGTTGATAAGAAGTAATAAAAAACATGTCTATGTGGGGGTAACTTCTCTacattatcatatatattatatatgaacaTGCATATCTTTATACATTTTACTTGATGTTCATACTATTAGACATGATAAAATTGGAATTAGGGTTGATCTAAGTAGTGGTATATGATATGGACTGATTAAGTAGTGGTATATATAACATGTGTTTTATACCGttatcaataattttaatatgtattttataaaactaaGAAATTACGAGTACTTAGTCAAATAACAAGATACAAATATGTGAGGTAATAGTGATGAAATTTAAGAGTGGACTAAATTGAGATTTTGAGATACTGTGATGTTTGGATTATGTAGATTATTAGTTATCAATAtattgatattatataaaattaatattttatataatacagTTTCAatagtttatttaaatttaaacttcatAAACAATATTAGAAAATGAAATGCTTGTCTCATAATCTAAATATGCTTAATTGTCATAAAATACCAAGTTGTAAAATCTTTCCTCTTCAATCTTCATCTCGTGTTGAGGATatgaatacttttaattttatattcaaataatatatatatatatatataaacacatggaTAATGGTGATAAATGCcgtgaaaagaataaataagtacAGAACTTCATAAATTATAGAATCTTGACATCTCATAGATTTAACGTGATGATGCTGATTAGCGAGTGTGAGCTAGCTACGTGTGTTGAATTAATCTTCATGAATTCACTTTATCATGATCTAATACGTCGTTTTTAGCGTagtgatttttaatcaaaaattaaagcAACGTTACATTGATtgtgttttaaattaaatataaagttgtgaaataatcaaatttttgatacataaaatttgattattccGTTAAAATAAAATGGAGGTATATCCGTACATAACTGATAACTCGGTTGGTAAAATCATATGTTTCGTTGTCAACcctatattcaaataattattatttattcattatttgtgaaaacatatatatatatatatatataatgtaggTTTAGTACGGCATTTGACGGAAATAGTTGCAGTTGACTTGCGGAGACAACTGTTTTTGGGAAGAATGACAAGGGACAAGCACAGTCAAAGGAATCATAAATCATTAagcaataaatatgaaataaaataaaataaaaagaaataggaAACAGTgttaaaaatactttttaaaaattatactttatttgcACTATTATTATACTATTATGTTTTATCATCTTGATTAagactatttatttattttattaaatcatataaatatttcattctcaaaatattattttattttcaaaattatatctaaataataatagtattcTATAGTTTTAATATTGGGTGCATCTCAACCAAATAGTaccaatgttaaaaaaaacaaagttaataaatatattgttaaaattataaataaatatggactGGATGCTAGGTTTGTTTGGTTGTACATCGGTAAATTCAGGTGAAAAATTCTGATCTTGGTGAAATCTTTAATTCATTACTGTCCGACATTTgttcttttcaaatattataagtTGAAGATATTTAAAGTTGATTCATGATactcatattaattaatttaaatggaAATATTTAGCTAGAGGCTAAGTTTTATATGGTTCTGCAGTTatctattaatatttaatgGTTCATTATTGCGTCCCATTCTGTGACTGCCTGTTTGATCAGGCTCACGTGTGGAGGATGGAACCTTCTTGGAAACTCCTTCAAGCTCTTATGGACCTCAGCCCCTCTCAGAGCTCAATGCTTCCATTTGATGCATTTGTGAATAgtcttggttttattttttattattttagtatattCAGTTGGAGTTGGATACTTGTGTTTTGAATATTTAACAATTTGAAAATATGTTTGAAAGCGATTTCCAACGTTATATTTCGGGTCAGTATTAGAGATTgcattagataaaaaaaagggaTTAACTTATTCATGCATTTGTCAGGATGTTGGCTCTTTCCTTTGATGCTCCCAAATTGATGCCAGTTAAAGTATTCGGAGGAGTCCTATAAGAGGTAGATCTCTTAACTCTTTTTATATCCTTTAAGAATTTCAGCTTCGAAATCATTTGCTTAAACAACCCAAAACATTTCCACCCTTCGATCAACTCTTATTGGTACTAGGATATTGGTTTGTCCAAAGACTATTACCAATCTCTAATTTCTGGttaattttacatttaattttttactcTAGATGAATAATAATGcagttttaaaattaatgtgtgtgtgtgtgtcttaCCTATTGTTTTCAAAACTCTTGGGCATGGAGAATAGCCTGAGGCTTTAAGAAGCTTTCTTGGTTCAACAGAGGCCAGCTTATGAGGCCAGGATGAAACTCACTAGTCACTGGGACAAAGCTGGCCGTCTGACAGGTTAGAGAACTAATCAATTTGGGTTCCCATTCACGCCTGGGGCGTGTTGAGGACCTCTCCGTCGAGACTGGGCCAGGCATGGGTCCGAGGGGAGAAACTCTGGTTTCAGCCTCATGGGGAACAGAAACtggctttctttttttcatcttgtgCACTGTCACGGTCAGGCCTCATTTCCAGGAATGCTTTCTCAGCTCTGGCCTGGGTACAGGGCACTGAGA
The DNA window shown above is from Dioscorea cayenensis subsp. rotundata cultivar TDr96_F1 chromosome 12, TDr96_F1_v2_PseudoChromosome.rev07_lg8_w22 25.fasta, whole genome shotgun sequence and carries:
- the LOC120273453 gene encoding solute carrier family 40 member 1 isoform X1; the protein is MEDVNMRQPLVHGSSQQSLTLAFIKRMYVGHFLARWGARMWEFSVGLYMINLWPDSLLFTAIYGVVESSSTALFGSVVGKWVDRLTYAKVLKLWLLTQNLSFIVAGVTVTALLTCYNLKSTSFSTFLSFVIIVNLSGAIGVLSTLAGTILIEREWVVVIANGQPAGVLTEMNSTIRRIDLICKLLAPVFSGFIISFISLKASAVTLALWNTLSVWLQYWLLTSVYNGIPALINTDEQRKAKPITSNLLENESYFNENTSFAHLHWWNRIPEMLSKIPFLDAWILYSKQQVVLPGVSLALLYFTVLSFGTLMTATLQWKGIPAYIIGLARGFSAIVGISATMIYPIVHSHISTLRTGLWSIWTQWSFLLLCLASIWIKNNGVSAWMLMGGVAASRLGLWMFDLSVIQQMQDEVPESDRCIVGGAQNSLQSMLDLLTYIMGIIVSNPEEFGKLVIMSFVLVSSAALLYTLHVYQVRKHLFHFEKFLKV
- the LOC120273453 gene encoding solute carrier family 40 member 1 isoform X2 gives rise to the protein MEDVNMRQPLVHGSSQQSLTLAFIKRMYVGHFLARWGARMWEFSVGLYMINLWPDSLLFTAIYGVVESSSTALFGSVVGKWVDRLTYAKVLKLWLLTQNLSFIVAGVTVTALLTCAIGVLSTLAGTILIEREWVVVIANGQPAGVLTEMNSTIRRIDLICKLLAPVFSGFIISFISLKASAVTLALWNTLSVWLQYWLLTSVYNGIPALINTDEQRKAKPITSNLLENESYFNENTSFAHLHWWNRIPEMLSKIPFLDAWILYSKQQVVLPGVSLALLYFTVLSFGTLMTATLQWKGIPAYIIGLARGFSAIVGISATMIYPIVHSHISTLRTGLWSIWTQWSFLLLCLASIWIKNNGVSAWMLMGGVAASRLGLWMFDLSVIQQMQDEVPESDRCIVGGAQNSLQSMLDLLTYIMGIIVSNPEEFGKLVIMSFVLVSSAALLYTLHVYQVRKHLFHFEKFLKV
- the LOC120273453 gene encoding solute carrier family 40 member 1 isoform X3: MEDVNMRQPLVHGSSQQSLTLAFIKRMYVGHFLARWGARMWEFSVGLYMINLWPDSLLFTAIYGVVESSSTALFGSVVGKWVDRLTYAKVLKLWLLTQNLSFIVAGVTVTALLTCYNLKSTSFSTFLSFVIIVNLSGAIGVLSTLAGTILIEREWVVVIANGQPAGVLTEMNSTIRRIDLILWLQYWLLTSVYNGIPALINTDEQRKAKPITSNLLENESYFNENTSFAHLHWWNRIPEMLSKIPFLDAWILYSKQQVVLPGVSLALLYFTVLSFGTLMTATLQWKGIPAYIIGLARGFSAIVGISATMIYPIVHSHISTLRTGLWSIWTQWSFLLLCLASIWIKNNGVSAWMLMGGVAASRLGLWMFDLSVIQQMQDEVPESDRCIVGGAQNSLQSMLDLLTYIMGIIVSNPEEFGKLVIMSFVLVSSAALLYTLHVYQVRKHLFHFEKFLKV